GTCCTTGTGCGTTACATCCAGAAAAACATGATCGTCACCCCGGTTTTTCATCTCCGTATCGATGGCACGGGCAACAATATCGCGCGGCGCAAGAGAAAGCCGTTCGTCGTACTTCTGCATAAACTCTTTACCGTCTTTTGTCTTTAATACCCCGCCGTATCCCCGCATGGCTTCGGTAATGAGAAACGACGGACGCACGCCGGGATGATACAACGCCGTGGGATGAAACTGTACGAACTCCATCCCCTTTATTTCGCCTTTGGCGCGTGCTACCATGGCTATGCCATCGCCGGTTGCGACAAGTGGATTGGTTGTTGTTTGATAGATACAACCGATACCGCCGGTCGCCATCATGGTTATGCGCGAAAGAAACGTCAGCACTTCCCGGGTCTGTAAATCCAGAATGTAGGCACCGTAACATTCTATTCCCGGGGTATGCCGGGTGACAACCTGGCCCAGGTGGTGCTGGGTAAGGATTTCGATGGTGAAATGATTGTCATAGACATCAATATTGGGGTGATTCCGGATGGTTTCTATCAGACTTGTTTGTATTTCTGCACCTGTGCTGTCCTTGTAGTGTAGGATCCGAAATTCGGAATGTCCGCCCTCCCGGTGCAGGTCAAAATTTCCTTTTTCGTCTTTGTCAAAATTTACACCCCAGCTGATCAGTTCATTGATTTGTGCCGGGGCCTCTTGTACAACGCGTTCCACTACGCTGACATCACACAACCCTGCCCCCGCATCGAGCGTGTCTGTAATGTGTTTTTCAAAATTGTCCCAGGGATTTGTTACCGAAGCAATGCCGCCCTGTGCATAGTAAGTGTTGGCATCTTCTAGCGTTGTTTTAGCTATTATAGCCACTTTGCCGTGTTTGGCCACTTTCAGGGCGTAACTCATCCCCGCAATGCCCGATCCGATAATTAGAAAATCGTATTTATGCGTCATGCTCTTTTTCAGATTTTTTTCACCACAAATTTAGGTATTAAAGTTTAGAATTTGTTTTATATCATCATTTAAATAATTGAACTTCCGTTACGGCATCAGTTAAATCTTGCGAATGACAATGTATTGTGACCTTATAAAATAATCATTAAAACTCTGTGGTTTAGTTTGATTGTTTAAGTAAAAAACGTTTACTTTGTGTAGCGTATGTAACCCGATGGATAAACAATTTAAAACTTTCCAAACCAATGAAAAATTATAGGATTATTAACTTATTGCTGTTGCTGCTCTTTAGTTTTCAGCTCTTTGGGGATGACGTGTTGCAGGCACAATCGTATACGCTGCGGGGTAGGGTATTGGCAAGTGACACCCGCGATCCGCTTTCCAATGCGAGTGTAACTGTAGGAAGCCTGAATATATCGAGTGTCACCAACCAGGATGGATACTTTACGCTCAGGGTTCCTGCATCGGCAAAAAACTCCAGACTGATTATACGGTATCTGGGGTATGAGAACCTGGAGGTTCCGGTGGTTACGCTCATCGACAAGCCCAACAACCACATTATGTTAATACCTTCTTTCATTGAACTGGGGCCGCTTGAAGTAGTTTCTGGTGATGGAAGTGAGTTGATAAGGGAAGCGTTGAGCCGTATACCGCAAAACTATTCTACCGATCCCAATATGATGGTGGCGTTTTACCGGGAATCGATAAAGAAAAATGCAAACTATATTTCTTTGGTCGAAACCGTATTGGATGTGTATAAATCTTCGTATCGTTCGTACGAGAGTGACCAGGCAAAAATCTACATAGGCCGGAAAGCAACCGATATTTCGCCGCGCGATACTGTTTTGTTGAAGTTTCAGGGCGGAATCAGTACAGCACTTATGTTGGATGTGGCGAAGAATCCCGAGATCGTTTTTGGTGAAAAAGGGGATGAATATATTTTCACCATTGAAAGAATGATAAGCATCAACAACAAGCCGCACTATGAGATTAATTTCCTGCCGAAGAACGGTATAAAAGATATTCTGTTCCGGGGAAAGGTTTACCTGGATGTTGAATCCCTGGCTATTGTCAGAATAGAATTTAACATGAATGTGGAGGGCCGGAAAGATGCTTCCAATATTTTTATCCGGCGTAAACCTTCAAAGATGAAAGTGGATGTGGAAGAAGCCCGCTATATTGCCGATTTTATCGAAAATAACGGTAAATGGTTTTTCAATTACAGCAGCACTGAAGTCCGGTTCCGGGTAAGGTGGACTAACCGGTTCTTCGGGCTTTTTGCAACAAACTACACGATCGGTTCCGAGATGGCCATTACGGACAGGTATCAGGAAAGTGTCAATAAATTTCCGAGGGATGAACGAATCCGTTCTACCGATGTGATTGCGGAAAAGGTGGAACACTTCCAGGATCCTGAGTTCTGGGGCGAATACAACGTGATTGAACCCGACATAGAGATAAATAATGCCATAAAAAGATTGAGTGGGAGATTGATGCGCCGTGGAGAATAAATAGTTGTAAAATATTTGTAATCTGAAAATTTAGCTGTATCTTTGCCTCCCAAAAACTTTTTAAATAAATTTTTACAAACAAGTTTTATGTATTTAGATTCTGAAAAAAAGAAAGAAATCTTTGCCAAGCACGGAAAGTCTAACACTGATACTGGCTCGCCTGAAGCGCAGATAGCATTGTTTTCATACCGTATTTCGCATTTGACTGAGCATTTGAAGTCAAACAAAAAAGATTATAACACGGAACGTTCATTGAAAATTTTAGTGGGTAAACGTCGTCGTTTACTGGATTACCTGGTAGAAAAAGATATCAATAGGTACAGGGCTATCGTTAAAGAATTAGGCCTGAGAAAGTAAAATTTTCCGGAAAAACGAAAAAAAGGGAGTCGACGCTATTCAGCATTACTCTCTTTTTTGTTTTACATCCGTGCGGTCAGAAATCATACAGAATTCCAGCAGAAAAAATGGATGGCAAATTAAAAAATATGTTATAAAACATGTAAATATATTTTGCAGGTATGAAAAAAGAGGCTTATCTTTGTATCGATAACCTAAAACAATCTTTTTTACCTTATTGACAATAACAGGATAAACCGAAGACAAAAGAGGTCATCTCGATCGAGGTGACCTTTTTTTTATTCCATCATAAAGCCAATCAATGGCTGTTTTTCAGGAAAAACAAGGCGGTAATCATTTGAAAATTCTGAAGTTTTATAACCAAGAAGTAGCTGGGTCAGCGCATCTATCTCTACATAGAAATGCGTTGTTTCTTTTTTGCTGCTTTTGGAGACACTCCCGTTTTTTATCACAAAAACAGCATTATTTTTCCCGATAATGGGGTCTGAAACTTTTACAGAAACTTTTATTTGGGGATATTTTTTTGCGAAAATTATCAACAGCTTTTCTGCATCTGTGATGCGCGACATGGCCATCAGGCCTTTTTTGACTGGAAAATCAAACAATGCGGCTTCTTCCACAATTGCACGAAAATCATCCGGCGTTTTTTGCACTGTCATGTCGCGTTGACGAAAAAAAGAATCGAATATCTCGTAAGCATTATGGAGGTTTTCCGATTCAACCATAATTTTTTGTAAGTCGGGAAGAGGGGCACCTGCATCAAATGTTTGGGTAAATCCAAATTGCCTGTAGAACTTCATTACTGTTTTGTCCTGCGGAACCAGAATGGCAAGCGGGATTCCTTTTTCATCCATTTCACCGAAAGATTTTTTGATAAGAGCCCCCATAAATCCTTTTTTCCTGGCTTCTGGTAGCGTGCATAGCCCGGAAAAATAAGCTACTGGAATTTCTGAACCGTGAAATGAAAAATCAAACGGGAGCATCTGCAGGGAAGAGACTGCCTTCCCGCTCTCGAAATAGATCAGTGTATTTTCGTTCCTGTATTTCTCCCGGAAATAAATCTCCATGTATTCGTCGGAATCGCCGAACACGGTTTTCCACATGTCGTAAACCTGCTGTCTGGTCGTATTGTCGGCGTAGTGTATCATGGTGATTAATTCTTAAGGCGTGCGTTGTATTTCTCGAGTAGAATATCGGGCTGATAAGACAGCTTGGCATTACGCAGGTTTTCAATACCCATGTCTTCTTCCCGGTTCACATAAGTAAAATCCGCTGCTTCATTCTCGATAAATTGCTGGTTGATGATGTTGTAGGCGCCGTGTATAGTGGTGAATGCCTTTTCTACGTGAACAATAAAGGTGTCTTTTGTAAGGGGCTCACCGATTGTGAATGCGGCGATTTCGTTGTTCACACATATTAACCCGCCCTTCAGCTCCAGGTATTCAAAATTCTCAAGCATCAGCGTAGTAGCAAAATCGTCGTAAACCAGCGAAGGGTCCTTCTCTTCCAGGTTTATCTGCATCCACTGGTCGAGCATTTCTTTACATTCCTTTACCAGTGCCGGATTCCCGGTCAACGATTTGTATTTCCACTCGTTTTCGCGCTTAAACCTGTTGATATGATTCCTTTTGCTTTGTAACTTTTTCCCGGTAAGGTTGATCATTTTTTCTGTTGTGTAGATATAGTCCGATACGCTGCGGTTGAACTTGTAATCGAAAGCACCGGGCATTGCCGTTTCAATTTCATTGATCATCTCCTGAGTCAACCCCCTGATCTGAAAAGTCGTATCAAACTGCTGGTGGTCGTCTATGATCGTTTCAATGGCTCTCTTTATATTGTCGCCTCCCACCGGTTTCAGGTAGGAGTTCCGGTTGTTGTTGTCCCTGAACCGGATAAAAAGCCATTCGCCCTCCGTTGCGTATTGGGTGTCGAACTTTTTCCCCCAGCTGTACAGATTGGTGAAACAGAGATCCGATGCCCTGTAATTTTGTTTGCAGAGGTGCGAATTGATAATGTCTTTGTCTTTTAATTCTATGGATTTAAACGGTAGCATAAAATCGTTGCATTGTAGTTATTGAGTGTGAACAATCTTTTATGCGAAAAGTTTAACAAAAAAAGGAATGACACTGTCATTCCGTCAAAAATCAGGGGCCTGTTGGTTTAAAATTTTTTGAACCCTACAATCTCCCGGACTGCGGCAATGGTTTTTGATGCGCTTTCGCGTGCCTTTTCTGCCCCTTCCCGGGTGACCTTTCGCAAATAGGCGTCGTCTTTTTCAATTTCCAGGATTCGTTCGCGAATGGGTGAAGTCACTTTAATAATGTCTTCGGCCAGTTGTTTTTTCAGGTCGCCGTAACGAATGTCACATGCGTTCCATTTGTTTTCGTAATGTTCTACAACTTCGGGGGTCGAAACCACACGCATAATGGTAAACAGGTTCTCTATGTAGTCTGGTTTCACGGAATTCGGCTGAGTGGGTCCGGAATCAGTGAGGGCACGTTTTACTTTCTTTTCGATCTCTTTGGGCGAATCTGCCAGGTAAATGGCGTTTCCTTCCGATTTTCCCATCTTCCCGCTTCCGTCCAGCCCGGGAATTTTCACCAGTTCCTCTCCAAAGTTGTATGCGACAGGCTCTTTAAAAAATTCCACACCGTAGAAATTGTTGAACCGGCGGGCAAATTTACGGGTCATCTCCAGATGCTGTTCCTGATCTTTTCCCACGGGCACCTTGTCGGCGTTGTGAATAAGGATATCGGCAGCCATCAGCGTGGGGTAGGTAAGTAATCCCGCATTTACGTTCTCGGGTTGTTTTCTTGCTTTCTCCTTGAATGATGTGGTTTTGGCAAGTTCACCCATGTATGCGTGCATGTTCAGATAGAGATACAACTCGATCGTTTCCGGCACGTCACTTTGTATATAGATGACCGATTTACCGGGATCAATGCCCGCGGCCAGGTAATCCACCAATACATTTTTAACGTTCCCGTGTAAATCTTTCGGGTCGGGGTGTGTGGTGAGTGAGTGAATATCGGCAATAAAAAAGAAACACCGGTTCTCGTCCTGCATCCGGATGAAGTTGCGCAACGCACCGAAGTAATTTCCTAAATGCAAGTTTCCCGTCGACCGGATTCCACTGAGTACTGTATCCATATTGAAATTGACTGTTATTTGAAGTGCAAAGATAATAAATATTTACGATTTAGGATTTCATGTGTTCTGTTGTTTGATGGAACAGAATCACGAAACTCATCCTTTTTTTCGTAAATTTGCAAATCACAAATCAATCAAACAACAAATTCAATAGTTTTACGATGAAGAAATTTATTCTATTATTTACCTTATCCGTTTTTGGATTGCTGACTTTTGGCCAGCAGGTTGAACGGGGAATTTCCATTATTCCCGAACCTGTTTCTGTGGTGAAAAAAGGAGGACATTATGTGCTACCCGACAATATCGTGATTTCCGCTCCTGCAGGAGATGAGATGAGCTTCATAAGCGAACACCTGACGAAAAAACTTTCCACGGCTCTGGGTAAAAAAGTGACCGTGCGCAACAATGTGGCCAGCGCGGACATCGTTTTAACGGTCAATGCGAAGACAGACACCAAAATTGGCAACGAAGGGTATACTTTATCGGTTACTTCGGGTAACGTGAACATTAGCGCCAATAAACCGGCCGGGTTGCTGTACGGTGTCCAAACGTTCTTGCAGCTTTTGCCGCCTCAAGTTGAAAGTGATAAACCCGAAAGGAATGTTTCCTGGCAGGTCCCTCAGGTGGAGATTACCGATTATCCCCGGGTAGGCTGGCGCGGGTTGATGCTGGATGTTTCCCGACATTTTTTCACCGTTGACGAGGTTAAACAATACCTGGATAATATGGTGAAATATAAATACAACCTGTTCCATTGGCACCTCACTGACGACGAAGGGTGGCGGATCGAGATAAAAAGCCTGCCCAAACTTACGGAAGTTGGGGCGTGGCGTCAGGAGCAGATCGGGTGGTTTGGCGGCTTTTCTCAACCCGATCCCGATGCCCCGAAAAATTACGGCGGGTTTTATACCCAGGACGAGATTAAAGAAATTGTTCAATACGCCAAAGAAAGAAACATTCAGGTGATGCCTGAAATTGATGTCCCCGGGCACAGTTCGGCTATTCTCGCAGCTTATCCTGAGCTGTCTTGCTTCCCTGAAAGCGGCGCACACGCCGTGCGTACGGGGGCCCCTTTCCTGGATTGGAATACGGGTGGCCGGCCGGCAGCCATGTACGAAAATACGCTTTGCCCATCCAACGAAAAGGTGTATGATTTTCTGGATAAACTGATGACTGAAGTGGCTTCGCTTTTCCCCTTTGAATATATTCATACGGGTGGTGATGAAGCACCGTACACGTTTTGGGAAAAAAGCCCCGAGGTGAAACAGCTTATGCAGCGCGAAGGCATTAAGGATATGGCCGGAGTGCAATCCTATTTTGGTAAACGGCTGGAGCGGATTATTTTATCAAAAGGCAAAAAGATGATGGGATGGGACGAAATTCTGGAAGGCGGTATTACGCCAACCACTGCGTTGATGAGCTGGCGCGGCGTTAATTACGGAATTGAAGCGTCCAAATCGGGGCATTATGTGGTGATGAGCCCAACCAATTACGTGTATATCGATTATATGCAGGGCGATATCAGCACAGAACCCCGCGTATATGCTTCGTTGCGGTTGAACCAGACTTATAAATTCGACCCGATTCCCGAAGGAGCTGATGCTAACTATATTTTAGGAGGCCAGGCCAATCTGTGGACAGAACAGGTTTACAACATCCGTCAGGCAGAATACATGACCTGGCCGCGTGGATTTGCTGTTTCTGAATCGCTTTGGTCTCCCAAAGAGAGAAAAGACTGGGACCAGTTTGTGTTGAAAACAGAAAATCATTTCATGCGTTTCGACTACGCAAAAACGAAATATTCACCAGCCATATACGATCCGATTGTGCGTGTTACGCGTGACAGCGAGCAGTATTTCGTGGAGCTAACTACAGAAATAAGCGGATTGGATATTTACACCAGTTTCGACAGTTCAACACCGGATAACTTCTATCCCAGATATGCCAAACCGCAGCTTATCCCCAAAGATGCTGTTATGATGCGTATAATCACGTACCGCGGCGATACGCCTATTGGGCGGTTGTTAAGCATTCCGGTAGAAGATTTGAAGAAAAGAGTCCGGTGAAAGTTTGGATAATAAAAAGATTATCACTATTTTTGCGCCGCTTTTTGGAAGCTCCCTCGTGTGATGGGAAATAAAGAAGCAAAAAACAAACTTTATTTTGAGTAACACAAACAAAAATTAAAAAATGAAAACGTACGAATTAAAAGGCGAAGTCAGAGAAGATTTCGGAAAAAAAGCAGCGAGAAGCTATCGTAGCGAAGGGCTTATTCCCTGTGTTGTTTATGGCGGAAGTAACGAAAAAAACCTCAATTTTGTGGTGAAAAAAAGCGATGTCCGCAACCTCATCTACACGCCCGAAGTTTATTTGATCAACCTTGTTTTGGATGGAAAATCCGTAATGGCTATTTTGAAAGAGATACAGTTCCATCCCGTAAAAGACAATATTCTTCACATCGATTTCTTGCACGTATTCCCCAATGTTCCGCTTGTAATTGAACTCCCGGTTCGCTTGGAAGGGTTGGCTGCCGGTGTTAAGTCGGGAGGTAAACTGTCGCTCGACTTGCGTAAACTGAAAGTGAAAGCATTGGCTGAAAAGCTGCCCCAGGAATTGGTTGTCAACGTAGAAGATCTCGAATTGGGAAAATCCATTCAGGTGGGCGAGTTGAACTTTGAAGGACTAGAACTGCTGACCCCGAAAAATGCCGTTGTTTGCCGCGTTCAGCTGACACGTGCCGCTAGAGGTGCCGCAGCTAAAGCACAGTAACGGTAAAGAGAAAACGTTAAATGAAGTATTTAATTGTGGGATTGGGGAATATCGGGCCTGATTACGAGAACACCCGCCACAACATAGGATTTAGGGTATTGGACGCTTTTGCAAAAGCGTCCAATATTGTTTTTCAGGACAAGCGATACGGCTTTGTCGCCGAGACCCGGTTGAAGAATAAATCGCTTCTGCTGCTAAAACCTTCCACGTTTATGAACCTAAGCGGGAATGCCGTCCGGTATTGGCTGCAAAAAGAGAAAATTGAAGACAGGAATCTCCTCGTAGTGGTAGATGACCTGGCTCTGCCGTTCGGTACACTGCGGTTGAAGTCGAAAGGCAGTGATGCCGGGCATAACGGGTTGAAACACATTGAGCAGGTCCTGGGTACTCAGCAATACGCCCGGTTGAGGTTTGGGATCGGAAATGATTTTCCCCGCGGAGCACAGGTGGATTATGTGTTGGACGAGTTTTCCGGTGAAGAGAAGCAGTTTCTTCCCGAACGATTGGAGAAGGCTGCGGAAATTATACGCAGTTTTTGCCTGGCCGGCGTAAATATTACGATGAATCAGTATAATAATAAGTAAGTGAGGTTGTATCAAAAAGGATGAACGAAGTTCGGATCGATAAATGGATGTGGGCTGTGCGGATTTTTAAAACCCGAACGGTTGCGTTGGATGCATGCAAGAAAGGGCGTGTGTTGATCGATAACGTATCGGTGAAACCGTCGAGGATGATTCGTGTCGGAGATGTCGTTCAGGTACGTAAGCCGCCGGTTACTTTTTCGTTTAAAGTGCTGGGTTTATCCGATAAACGGATGGGGGCAAAACTTGTCCCGCAATTTATGGAAAATGTTACCCCTCCTGAGCAATACGAAATACTGGAATTGAACAAGATAAGCGGATTCGTGGACAGGCAGCGCGGAACCGGGCGCCCCACCAAAAAAGAACGCCGCGATCTGGACCAGTTTACCGATAAATTCGATTTTGATGAGTTTGACTGGGATGAATAAAAGCTATTGCAACACTGTAAGCTTTTTACTTTCCCTGTTGTAATACGGCACCACCGAGACCGTATTCCGCTGGAGGCAATAGGCCGCATCGCCCTCTGCGCCGTTGGCGATGAGGCGGTGGTAATGGTCGGCGTTTTTCAGATAATCCATCGGGGAGTTTCTGGCTTTTTCCCATAACTCCATTGCTATCCGCACAGCGTCTGATCCAAAAACAATTTCCGCCCTTTCCGACAATTTTTTCACAAAGGCTCCGCCAAACAACGTGTCTTCCATACTTACGCAGTTGTTCCAGCCGGCACATAAGACCACAATTCTTTCACCCGACGACAAGCAGGTGTCGGCCAGGTTGTCTATGTTGGAAAACGCGCCGATAAAAAGCCGTCCGCAATCTTTTGCAGCCTCTATAGCCCTCGTGCCATTGGTTGTGGTGAAAACAATATCCCGTCCCGACACTTTATCCGGCGTATATTCAAACGGGGAGTTTCCAAAATCGGCAAACTCCACGCGACGGGTTTTTCTTTCAGCCCCTACCAGGAATCCCTCTGATTTGTACCTCTTTGCCCGTTCGATGTCGGCAACGGGAATTATGGAGGCAGCTCCGTTATTGAAAGCAGCACACATCGTGGTGGTGGCCCGGAATATATCGACTACCACAACCACATCGTTCTCCTTCTGATAATAGGGGTAAAGGGCGGGAGAGAGGCAAATATCAACAATCATAGACAATGAGTTTCGTGCAAATTTACAAAAAACAAACTTTGTTTTGTAACTTTGTTGAAAATTTAGGGAATGGCCATTGCAAATTATCACCTTATCCTCGCCTCCAACTCTCCCCGGCGAAAAGAACTGCTTACCGGTATCGACATTGAGTACGAAATAAGAACGTTGCCCGATATCGAAGAAACATACACCAACGATACTCCCCCGGAGAAGGTGGCGGAATACCTTGCCCTTAAAAAAACAACCGCTTACCTGCCACAGCTTAAAGACAATGAACTCCTGATTACGGCCGATACCGTTGTCCTGCTGAACAATAAAGTCTACGGGAAACCGATGGATAATGCCGAAGCAAAGCGGATGCTCCGAGAACTTTCGGGCCAGACACACCGGGTCATCAC
This portion of the Petrimonas sulfuriphila genome encodes:
- the pth gene encoding aminoacyl-tRNA hydrolase, encoding MKYLIVGLGNIGPDYENTRHNIGFRVLDAFAKASNIVFQDKRYGFVAETRLKNKSLLLLKPSTFMNLSGNAVRYWLQKEKIEDRNLLVVVDDLALPFGTLRLKSKGSDAGHNGLKHIEQVLGTQQYARLRFGIGNDFPRGAQVDYVLDEFSGEEKQFLPERLEKAAEIIRSFCLAGVNITMNQYNNK
- a CDS encoding family 20 glycosylhydrolase; this encodes MKKFILLFTLSVFGLLTFGQQVERGISIIPEPVSVVKKGGHYVLPDNIVISAPAGDEMSFISEHLTKKLSTALGKKVTVRNNVASADIVLTVNAKTDTKIGNEGYTLSVTSGNVNISANKPAGLLYGVQTFLQLLPPQVESDKPERNVSWQVPQVEITDYPRVGWRGLMLDVSRHFFTVDEVKQYLDNMVKYKYNLFHWHLTDDEGWRIEIKSLPKLTEVGAWRQEQIGWFGGFSQPDPDAPKNYGGFYTQDEIKEIVQYAKERNIQVMPEIDVPGHSSAILAAYPELSCFPESGAHAVRTGAPFLDWNTGGRPAAMYENTLCPSNEKVYDFLDKLMTEVASLFPFEYIHTGGDEAPYTFWEKSPEVKQLMQREGIKDMAGVQSYFGKRLERIILSKGKKMMGWDEILEGGITPTTALMSWRGVNYGIEASKSGHYVVMSPTNYVYIDYMQGDISTEPRVYASLRLNQTYKFDPIPEGADANYILGGQANLWTEQVYNIRQAEYMTWPRGFAVSESLWSPKERKDWDQFVLKTENHFMRFDYAKTKYSPAIYDPIVRVTRDSEQYFVELTTEISGLDIYTSFDSSTPDNFYPRYAKPQLIPKDAVMMRIITYRGDTPIGRLLSIPVEDLKKRVR
- a CDS encoding 2-phosphosulfolactate phosphatase, which produces MIVDICLSPALYPYYQKENDVVVVVDIFRATTTMCAAFNNGAASIIPVADIERAKRYKSEGFLVGAERKTRRVEFADFGNSPFEYTPDKVSGRDIVFTTTNGTRAIEAAKDCGRLFIGAFSNIDNLADTCLSSGERIVVLCAGWNNCVSMEDTLFGGAFVKKLSERAEIVFGSDAVRIAMELWEKARNSPMDYLKNADHYHRLIANGAEGDAAYCLQRNTVSVVPYYNRESKKLTVLQ
- a CDS encoding carboxypeptidase-like regulatory domain-containing protein, whose product is MKNYRIINLLLLLLFSFQLFGDDVLQAQSYTLRGRVLASDTRDPLSNASVTVGSLNISSVTNQDGYFTLRVPASAKNSRLIIRYLGYENLEVPVVTLIDKPNNHIMLIPSFIELGPLEVVSGDGSELIREALSRIPQNYSTDPNMMVAFYRESIKKNANYISLVETVLDVYKSSYRSYESDQAKIYIGRKATDISPRDTVLLKFQGGISTALMLDVAKNPEIVFGEKGDEYIFTIERMISINNKPHYEINFLPKNGIKDILFRGKVYLDVESLAIVRIEFNMNVEGRKDASNIFIRRKPSKMKVDVEEARYIADFIENNGKWFFNYSSTEVRFRVRWTNRFFGLFATNYTIGSEMAITDRYQESVNKFPRDERIRSTDVIAEKVEHFQDPEFWGEYNVIEPDIEINNAIKRLSGRLMRRGE
- a CDS encoding DUF2156 domain-containing protein, with the protein product MLPFKSIELKDKDIINSHLCKQNYRASDLCFTNLYSWGKKFDTQYATEGEWLFIRFRDNNNRNSYLKPVGGDNIKRAIETIIDDHQQFDTTFQIRGLTQEMINEIETAMPGAFDYKFNRSVSDYIYTTEKMINLTGKKLQSKRNHINRFKRENEWKYKSLTGNPALVKECKEMLDQWMQINLEEKDPSLVYDDFATTLMLENFEYLELKGGLICVNNEIAAFTIGEPLTKDTFIVHVEKAFTTIHGAYNIINQQFIENEAADFTYVNREEDMGIENLRNAKLSYQPDILLEKYNARLKN
- the nadB gene encoding L-aspartate oxidase produces the protein MTHKYDFLIIGSGIAGMSYALKVAKHGKVAIIAKTTLEDANTYYAQGGIASVTNPWDNFEKHITDTLDAGAGLCDVSVVERVVQEAPAQINELISWGVNFDKDEKGNFDLHREGGHSEFRILHYKDSTGAEIQTSLIETIRNHPNIDVYDNHFTIEILTQHHLGQVVTRHTPGIECYGAYILDLQTREVLTFLSRITMMATGGIGCIYQTTTNPLVATGDGIAMVARAKGEIKGMEFVQFHPTALYHPGVRPSFLITEAMRGYGGVLKTKDGKEFMQKYDERLSLAPRDIVARAIDTEMKNRGDDHVFLDVTHKDAEETKKHFPTIYEKCLTYGIDITKEMIPVAPAAHYLCGGIFVSIDGETSINRLYANGECACTGLHGANRLASNSLIEAVVFADSAAKHSVPLFKKFSFQEDIPDWNAEGTTSTEEMVLITQSYKEVGQIMSSYVGIVRSDIRLQRAMDRLNILFRETENLFQRSVVSREICELRNIIKVGYMVIKQAMARKESRGLHYTIDYPDKDPDSTL
- the rpsO gene encoding 30S ribosomal protein S15 — its product is MYLDSEKKKEIFAKHGKSNTDTGSPEAQIALFSYRISHLTEHLKSNKKDYNTERSLKILVGKRRRLLDYLVEKDINRYRAIVKELGLRK
- the maf gene encoding septum formation protein Maf codes for the protein MAIANYHLILASNSPRRKELLTGIDIEYEIRTLPDIEETYTNDTPPEKVAEYLALKKTTAYLPQLKDNELLITADTVVLLNNKVYGKPMDNAEAKRMLRELSGQTHRVITGVCLTSTKKQVAFSDTTRVTFTELSEEEIEYYVERYSPLDKAGAYGVQEWIGYVAVKHIEGSYFNVMGLPIHRVYEELKSSFGFARK
- the trpS gene encoding tryptophan--tRNA ligase is translated as MDTVLSGIRSTGNLHLGNYFGALRNFIRMQDENRCFFFIADIHSLTTHPDPKDLHGNVKNVLVDYLAAGIDPGKSVIYIQSDVPETIELYLYLNMHAYMGELAKTTSFKEKARKQPENVNAGLLTYPTLMAADILIHNADKVPVGKDQEQHLEMTRKFARRFNNFYGVEFFKEPVAYNFGEELVKIPGLDGSGKMGKSEGNAIYLADSPKEIEKKVKRALTDSGPTQPNSVKPDYIENLFTIMRVVSTPEVVEHYENKWNACDIRYGDLKKQLAEDIIKVTSPIRERILEIEKDDAYLRKVTREGAEKARESASKTIAAVREIVGFKKF
- a CDS encoding GNAT family N-acetyltransferase — protein: MIHYADNTTRQQVYDMWKTVFGDSDEYMEIYFREKYRNENTLIYFESGKAVSSLQMLPFDFSFHGSEIPVAYFSGLCTLPEARKKGFMGALIKKSFGEMDEKGIPLAILVPQDKTVMKFYRQFGFTQTFDAGAPLPDLQKIMVESENLHNAYEIFDSFFRQRDMTVQKTPDDFRAIVEEAALFDFPVKKGLMAMSRITDAEKLLIIFAKKYPQIKVSVKVSDPIIGKNNAVFVIKNGSVSKSSKKETTHFYVEIDALTQLLLGYKTSEFSNDYRLVFPEKQPLIGFMME
- a CDS encoding RNA-binding S4 domain-containing protein gives rise to the protein MNEVRIDKWMWAVRIFKTRTVALDACKKGRVLIDNVSVKPSRMIRVGDVVQVRKPPVTFSFKVLGLSDKRMGAKLVPQFMENVTPPEQYEILELNKISGFVDRQRGTGRPTKKERRDLDQFTDKFDFDEFDWDE
- a CDS encoding 50S ribosomal protein L25/general stress protein Ctc, which encodes MKTYELKGEVREDFGKKAARSYRSEGLIPCVVYGGSNEKNLNFVVKKSDVRNLIYTPEVYLINLVLDGKSVMAILKEIQFHPVKDNILHIDFLHVFPNVPLVIELPVRLEGLAAGVKSGGKLSLDLRKLKVKALAEKLPQELVVNVEDLELGKSIQVGELNFEGLELLTPKNAVVCRVQLTRAARGAAAKAQ